The DNA region CGGGAATCCCCTTGCACCGCAAGGGTTTCCAACCGGCCGGCACCGGTGAGCTCCTGGGTGAGTTCCGCGATCGGACGGCTCGGTTCACCGGTCAGGCGCGCGGCGGCGATCCGTAACGCCAACGGCATCCCGTCGCACAGCCGGGCCAGCCGTGCGGCCTGCGCGGGTTCGCGGGCGACGCGGTCGGCGCCCAGCACCCGGGTGAGCAGCGTCATCGATTCCGGGTCGGCCAGCGCGTCGAGGGCGAACACCCGGACGGCGTGCCTGCTGCCGAGTGCCGCGAGCGACTGCCTGCTGGTGACGATCAGCATCGCCTTCGCCGTACCTGGGACGAGGGGAAGGATCTGATCGACGCCGCCCGCGTTGTCGGCGACGATCACGCACCGCCTGCCGTGCAGCAGTGAGCGGTAGAGCGCGGCGCGTTCGGCCGTCGCGTCGGGCAGCCGGTCGTCAGGGAGGCCGAGCCCACGCGACAGATGTGCGAGCGCGTCGCCCGGCGAGACCGCCTCGTGCGGGTCGTGCCCGGCGAGGTCGAGGAAGAGCTGACCGTCGGGGAAGCGGTCCGCGATGCGGTGCGCCCACTGCACGGCGAGCGCGGACTTCCCCATCCCCGCCGCCCCGGAGATGACCACGACCGGCGGCTCGGCTTCGTCGAGGAGCTCGTCGAGTGAAGCGAGCTCCCGCTGCCGCCCGGTGAAGTGCCCGACACGGGCAGGGAGCTGTGCGGGCGCGGTGCCCCGTGCGGGTGCGTCGAGTTCGGGCGCGCGTCGCAGGATCGAGGTGTGCAGCTCGACCAGTTCCGGTCCGGGATCGGCCCCGAACTCGTCCGCCAGTCCCCGGCGTACGGCCTGGAACGTCTCCAGCGCCTCGGCATGCCGTCCGCAGCGATGCAGGGCGAGCATATGCAAGGCGGCGAGCCGTTCGCGGTACGGCTGTTCGGCCCGGAGCCGCGGAAGTTCCCGGAGGACCTCCTCGTGTTCGCCGAGGCTGAGCTCGGCGTCCCAAAGTTCTTCCCAGGCGGACAGCCGTAGCTCCTGGAGCCGTTCGACCTCACGCAGGCCCCAGCCGTCGAGTTCGGCATCCGCGAAGGCTTCGCCGCGCCAGAGCCGCAACGCCTCCCGCAACGCCGTCACCGCCTCAGCGGGATTACTCCGCTTGGCGGCACGAAGTTCTTCTTCGAAGCGAAGAGCGTCGACAGAGGACGGTGCGACCGTCAGGACGTATCCGGGTTTGCGCGTCTGGAGGACCAGGGGGAACCCGCAATCCTCCAGCGCCTGCCGGATCCGTGCGACATGGCTGTGCAGGGTTTTCACCGCGGTGCGTGGCGGATCTTCACCCCAGAGCACGTCGACCAGCCGGGGGATCGGGACGACCGAACCCGCGTGCAGGGCGAGAACGCCGAGCACGGCTCGCTGGCGGGCGCCGTGCAACTCCGCCCGCCCGGTGGGGCCGATCGCTTCGACCGGGCCCAGCACCCGTAGTTCCCCTGGCCCGGGCACCCTGCTCCCTCCGGCATCTGACCCCGGTGAGCGTATCCGGGCGAAGACCCACCGAAATCGGCCAATTAGGGCACACGATCTCGACAACCCCGCCACAACCGCTCTGGCCGACGGTCAACGGGTCGAACGTTTCGCCCAAGGAGGGGACCATGATCAGCAGGAATCCACGGCGCCGACGAACACTGCTCGCCTCGGCCGTTTTGGCCGCCGCGACGCTGTTCGCGGGGGTCGCGCCGGCGGTGCAGGCCGCGCCGGAGGCCCGGAGTGATGTCTTCATCCGCGACAACTCGTCCGATGTCGGGTTCGAACCCTCGACCGGTTCGCTCTACTCCAGTCCTGACATCCGGGTGTGCAAGGGAATACCTCCCTGCGCCACCGACCAGCCGGTCCACCAGGGAGAGCAGGTCTACATCCATGTCACGTTGAACAACCCCGGCCCGTACGGGGATGCCCTCGAGAAGGGGACACTGCAGGTCTACTACACGAAACAAGGCACCGCGGCCCAATGGGCGAGCCAGTGGACCTACATCGGTTCGAAGACCGGCGTGTCCGTCCCGTACGGCACCAAGACGGTCGTCATCCCGTGGACGGTCCCGTTCGGCTCGCACTTCTGCCTGCTGGCACGGTGGCTTTCGCCCACTGACCTGCCGACCGAAGGTTTGAGCACGTCCACCAACGCGCGCAAGAACAACAACATCGGCTGGCACAACGTGAACGTCCTGCCGTTCAAGATCAAGATTCCCGAGTACCGGCCGATCGTGTTCGGCTGGGACGGCCCCGATCCCACCGCGGTCGGCGACATCGTCTTCACCCAGCCGGGCAGGCCGTTCACCGGCCCGGGACGGATCACCATCGACCTCGGTCCCGACCTCGCCGCACGCTGGCGGGCAGCCGGAGCGAAGGGTGAGGGTGTCGAACGGATCGGCGAGACCGAGCTGGCCATCGTGAACCCGCAGAGGGCGCGGATCAGCGGTCTGACGTTCAAATCCGGCGAACAGGTGGACGCCAGACTGAGTTTCACCGCGGGAGCCGAGGCGGCCGGTGGGCAGCAGTACACGGTCAACGTGACTCAGGTCGACCAGCGCGGCGAAGAGGTCGGTGGCGTCGAGTACCGGCTCTCCGAAGCGCGACAGTAAGCCAGGGTGGGGTGCCGGCCCGTGGGCGGTGAGGGTGGAAACCCGCACCGCCCACGGGTTTCACGCGCGGGCGAACGAAAGCGTCTCGCCCTCGACACCGCGCAACCACAGATCCTGCGCGGCTTCCGCCACCTCGGCCAGCCCCTCTTCGATCGTCGCGAACACGTTGCCGGGCACCCAGCCCGCGTCGCCGTTGATCAGCAGGTTGTTGCGGCCGTAGAAGATCGCGAGATCCGTCGCGCCTTGGTCACTGTGGGCCTCACTGCCTTCGTCGTAGCCGTACGCCGGGTTGCCGATCTCCCAAGCCTCGAACCCGAAGTACACGACATCCCCTGGAATCGGGGTCACCGTGGGGTTTTCCCGGCCCGGTTTCGGCTCGGCGAAAGGCGGCACAAGCGTGTAGACCTCGTTGCGCGCGTACTTCGCGTGGTAGGCCGAACCGCTCTGCGGCAACGCGTCCCAGACCGCGCGGCAGGTGCGCGGGGCTTCGGCGTCGAGCAACCGGGCGCGGCAGGACACCCCGCGCTTGTCCAGGGTGATCGTGATG from Amycolatopsis sp. EV170708-02-1 includes:
- a CDS encoding AfsR/SARP family transcriptional regulator; translated protein: MPGPGELRVLGPVEAIGPTGRAELHGARQRAVLGVLALHAGSVVPIPRLVDVLWGEDPPRTAVKTLHSHVARIRQALEDCGFPLVLQTRKPGYVLTVAPSSVDALRFEEELRAAKRSNPAEAVTALREALRLWRGEAFADAELDGWGLREVERLQELRLSAWEELWDAELSLGEHEEVLRELPRLRAEQPYRERLAALHMLALHRCGRHAEALETFQAVRRGLADEFGADPGPELVELHTSILRRAPELDAPARGTAPAQLPARVGHFTGRQRELASLDELLDEAEPPVVVISGAAGMGKSALAVQWAHRIADRFPDGQLFLDLAGHDPHEAVSPGDALAHLSRGLGLPDDRLPDATAERAALYRSLLHGRRCVIVADNAGGVDQILPLVPGTAKAMLIVTSRQSLAALGSRHAVRVFALDALADPESMTLLTRVLGADRVAREPAQAARLARLCDGMPLALRIAAARLTGEPSRPIAELTQELTGAGRLETLAVQGDSRTVKTVLASAYLPLDRAPARLFRLSGLVRGRRSALPSAARCAGCPPKRAGPRPPSCLRRI
- a CDS encoding DUF3830 family protein, with amino-acid sequence MARYITITLDKRGVSCRARLLDAEAPRTCRAVWDALPQSGSAYHAKYARNEVYTLVPPFAEPKPGRENPTVTPIPGDVVYFGFEAWEIGNPAYGYDEGSEAHSDQGATDLAIFYGRNNLLINGDAGWVPGNVFATIEEGLAEVAEAAQDLWLRGVEGETLSFARA